The segment ATACCGCCTGTGATCTTGTCTGCAAGTTTTTGGACCTCATCTGTTACCTTTTCCTTGTCTGCTGCACGCTTGAGATATGCCTCGGCGACCTGATTAAAGTCAGCAAAGGATGTCACTGCCAGACGCGGGCAGTAGTTTGTCTCACTGATAGCTCCCGACTCAGGGGTTTTGGCTTTCTGGTCTTTTACTGTCCAGACATATTTGGATTTACCTGGTATATCTGACTGAACCTGTCCACCTGCAACATCAATGGCCTGGATATACATTTTCATTGTTTCAGGTGCAACCAGTGTTATTTTAATTGAATCTATATCAACGCTCATAGGGAAGGTTTCAAACATTGAGAAATGGTTTTCAAACAGAGGCTTTATCTGTTTGTGTAAGAAATGATACCCCTTGCTTGCGCCCACAGATATCTGCGGAAACACAATCGCCTTCACCTTGATATCACCAAATGCAGGGGCTGATGTGCTGATTGGACTCTGCTGTGTGATTATCATATCAGCCGGAACAGGTATCTTTTCTCCCTGAGCTGTTAAGGTGTAGGCATCAAGCACTTCAAGGGACTGAAGGCTCTCACTGTAAGCAAGATATGACTGCGCCTGTGACTGGACTGCCTGATCAATATTAATCCGGATTTCACTGATTATATCCATGGTATATGTACCGTCTGCATTTACCTCATAAGTCACATCCATTTTGCTAATCGTGAGTGGTGATTTGTATTCCGGGGCCGCCATCTGTGCGGTTACTGTTCCGGTCGTGATAAGAATGAAAAATACAACTGATAAAAATGAACCAAGTCTCATAATACTTTCTCCTTTTATTTATATAATCTATTACTGTCCTTATTTATCAAAATCCGGCACTATAAATTCCAATGATTTTTCACAAAATTCCTTCCATTTGGGTGTTATATCATCAAAAATAATATTTTGTTCTTTGTATATATCATCTGTTACAACATAGTTTTCCTGGAGATAAACAATCGATTCATCTGTGAGTACCCTTATTTCCTCAACCTCTATTCCATCAATTTCCTTTTTTTCTTTACGAGTATTCTGTGTATTTTCCTTCCAGCTACGATATTTTCTCATGTCTCTCAAATGGTATGCCTTGCAATATTTTCCCATAACTTTAATCATATTGTTTTCTCCTTCAAAAATATATGAACAGAATTAATTTAATTCTGTTCATAATTATCCAAACAGTTCTAAGAGTATAAAATTACTGGACTTCAAATTGTTTTGAACTGTTGATTGTCATAGTTACACCACCAAAAGGATTTATTTCAATGACTCCTGTCACACTAACATTTTTTCCATTATAAAGATCAGGTGGAAACTGATCCTTTATTGTATCTTGAATAGCAAGAGGAAATGCTCCGGGAGTTTCCGGGGGTTTCCCGATGGAAATAGTTGTTACCTCAAAATCAGGATATTCTTTTACTCCTTCTACTTTACCAAAAACAGTAGCCTGCCTTCCAATATAATTTTCAGCCTCTGAATAATATATTTTAACCAGTTCATCAGGATTGCCAGTCTCCATATTCTTCTGAATATTTTGCTTTGAATAATTAGTTTGAGGTGTAACAGATATTTCCGATGTTTTAATTTCGGCCTTATTCAGTGTTTTTTTTGCACAGATTTGTGTTAAAGAGGTTCCAAAACCATCATATCGATTTACTGAATAATGCATCAATCCCTCTTTATCCTGAAAGTCTTTCAGCTCATCAAGCGTCCAGGTCCCGGATGTACTTGTGATACTCCAACATAAATCCATCAATACACTCGACAGATCATCAGCAGATGGAGCAGATGGTTTTATATACTCTTGAATTACATAATATCCATTTTGCTTTAAAGCTTTTGCTATTTTTTTAGAAACCAAATGATTCTCTTCTGACTTGAAATGGTGCAATAGACTTGAAACAAATATAAGATCATATTTATTCTCTCCAAAATCATCTACTAAAGCATTTCCAGCTTGGAATTTTATACGATCTTCCATATTATGCTTCTTTAATATTGATTTTGTAAATTCTTCAACTTGAGGAAGGTCAACTATCGTTGCTTTTAGAGTCGGGTATCTTTTGCATAGTTCAATAGAATAGAGTCCATGAGAACCTCCAATATCAAGCATTTCAGAAGGGTTTTCAGGAATTGGTGTAATTTTTGGGCAAATGTTGGATGTATATATTGCATGATTTTCCATAGCAATTTGATAATTACTCCATTCTTCATCAGACATTGTGTTGTGTAAATCAATTCCTTGACCTGTACGCAAATATTCTTTTAAATGAGCCATATTATTGCCCATAATTTCATAAAATCTGGCAAACTTATAATAACTAAACGGGCTATCTTTTAAGCACCATACTCTTGCCATCTTGGTTAATGAATATTTATCGTTTTCAATTTTAAAATAATCTAAAACAGCTAAAATAACCATAATTCTTTTCAATGCATCAATATTTAATCCTGTTTTTTCAGCGATTTGATCAATTGTAACCGGAGAGTCTTTTGCAGCTTCGAATATGTCTAATTGTAAAGAATTTAATACAACTTTACTGAATATATTAAATGTATATCCATGTATTGATGGAAAATTTATTAAGTTACTTTTAAAAGCCAATTGTTCTGATTCATTTTCTGCAGTCACATATTTCATAATCCTCTCCATATTTTATTATTAATTAAAGATTAACTGATTGGGGCAGCCAGATTTACGGTAAGCAATTCCTTATTTATAAGCTCAATAACCTGAGCTTGATGAGTATTAATAAACAAATGTTTTCCTGTAATCATTTTTAAACAAAAGCCTTGGTTGGTATGTCTGTTCCATGCTTCAGCATCCTCTCTGCTTGCACGCTTGTCAAATTCACCATATAATACAGTCATACCGCTACTTAATGGTTCCTCATCAATATATTCCATTGTATTGAGCATCTCTATATCTGCCCGAAGAATTGGTAGAACTATTTCCAGTATTTCTTTATTCTGGAGCACTTCTTCCGCCATACCTCCAAGCTTAATCAATTTATCAATAAATTCTTTATCTTCCATCTTGTAGTGAAGGGCATCATGGATTGGCTCTGTTAGATGAGGCGCCCGCGCTCCTGAAATAAACATATGAATTGGACAGGGGAGATCATATTTACGTAAATGACGAGTAAGATAAAAACTTATATGAGCCCCCAGGCTGTGTCCAAAAAAAATAAATGTTTTATCCAAAAATGGAAGAATAGCTGGCGCAAGGTCTTCAACCAGCTTCGGAATCCTTCTATAAGGAGGTTCATTGAACCTGATCTCACGGCCAGGCATCTTAATAATGCAAACTTCAATATCGTTTGAAATGCTATGAGGCCAGTTTAAAAAAACAGAAGCCCCTCCGCCTGCATAAGAAAAACAAAACATACGTATTTTAGCATCCGGTTGTTTTTTCGGGCAGGTTATCCACTTAGTACTGTACAAATATCAACTCCTCTTAATAGTTAAAATATCAACCAGTAACAAATTGCTCATCAAATAAAGCTTTTCCATTCAATGCTGCGGCTAAAAGTGTTTTTGTATATGGTTCCTTCGGTTTTTCAAAAATCTGTTTTACAGGACCTTGTTCCACAACCTCACCCTGGCACATTACCAGTACATAGTGGCTCAATGCTCGTATAACTTTCAAATCATGACTTATGAACATGTAGGCAATCCTATATTTTCTCTGGATATCCCTAAAAAGTTCTATCATTTGCGCCTGAACCAGACTGTCCAGGGATGATGTCGGTTCATCAAAGACTATAAATTTTGGTTTAAGCACCAATGCCCGCGCAATTGCTATCCTTTGTCTTTGCCCTCCTGAAAATTCATGGGGTAACCTGTCCAGCATATCTTTCTCAAGTCCAACTTCAATCAATGTTTTAACTATTAATTCATTCCTTTCCTGGGTTTGCATGTGAGGTTGATGCACCCTTAAACCTTCATCTATAATATTTCTAACTGTCATTCTTGGGTTAAATGCACCATATGGGTCCTGAAATACAATCTGGATTTTACTTCTCAATCGCCTCATATTCTCTTCTTTTAACAGATGTATCTCTTTCCCCATAAAAACCGCTTTGCCTTCAAATCGTTCCAATCGCAGGATAGCCATACCAAGTGATGTTTTTCCGGAACCTGATTCTCCGACGACTCCCAATGTCTGACCTTCAAATATTACAGAGGACACATCTTTTACCGCTTGGATACAGTTGACTGTTCTTTTCATTAAACCTTTTTTAATGGGGTATTTTACCGATATATTATCGAACCTGACCATTTCCAGTGCCTTGGGATCAAGAGCTGTCGGTTCTCCTTTGGGGACAGCATCAATTAATTGTTTTGTATATATGTGCCAGGGTTTTAAAAATATTTTTTCGATTGTGCCCTCTTCAACAATTTCACCATATCTCATCACTGCGACCCTGTCCGCTATCTTCTCAACAATACTTAAGTTATGCGTGATAAGTAAAATTGCCATCTGTGTGCGGATTTGAATCTCTTTAAGAAGTTCAAGAATCTGCGTCTGAATTGTGACATCAAGAGATGTAGTCGGCTCATCAGCAATCAACAGATCAGGACTATTAGCCAGTGCCATGGCAATCATAACACGTTGACGTTCTCCTCCTGAAAGGTTATGTGGATAAGCATTCAGCCTAGATTCACCTTCCGGAAATCCTGCTATATTTAACAATTCAATTATCCTGGTTCTTTTTTCTTTTTTGGATAATGGGTGATGTTGAGTGATCATTTCACCTATTTGTTTTTGAACGGTATGCAATGGGTTCAGTGAGACCATTGGTTCCTGAAAAATCATTGAGATGCGTTTACCCCTGATACCGCGTAATATTGTTTCAGGTTGTTTGAGTAGCTCCATGCCATCGAAGGCTATAGAACCTTCCAGCTTAACAACATTACCAGGTAGCAGTTGAGGTATAGACAATCCTGTTACAGTCTTACCAGAACCAGATTCTCCTACCAGGGCAAGAATTTCTCCTTTATGGATGCTCAGGTTTGCTTCTTTAACCGCCTCTACAATACCATTGCCGGATGAGAAAGAGACTGTCAGTTTTTTAATAGTTAATAGTT is part of the Desulfatiglans sp. genome and harbors:
- a CDS encoding methyltransferase domain-containing protein, encoding MKYVTAENESEQLAFKSNLINFPSIHGYTFNIFSKVVLNSLQLDIFEAAKDSPVTIDQIAEKTGLNIDALKRIMVILAVLDYFKIENDKYSLTKMARVWCLKDSPFSYYKFARFYEIMGNNMAHLKEYLRTGQGIDLHNTMSDEEWSNYQIAMENHAIYTSNICPKITPIPENPSEMLDIGGSHGLYSIELCKRYPTLKATIVDLPQVEEFTKSILKKHNMEDRIKFQAGNALVDDFGENKYDLIFVSSLLHHFKSEENHLVSKKIAKALKQNGYYVIQEYIKPSAPSADDLSSVLMDLCWSITSTSGTWTLDELKDFQDKEGLMHYSVNRYDGFGTSLTQICAKKTLNKAEIKTSEISVTPQTNYSKQNIQKNMETGNPDELVKIYYSEAENYIGRQATVFGKVEGVKEYPDFEVTTISIGKPPETPGAFPLAIQDTIKDQFPPDLYNGKNVSVTGVIEINPFGGVTMTINSSKQFEVQ
- a CDS encoding thioesterase, giving the protein MYSTKWITCPKKQPDAKIRMFCFSYAGGGASVFLNWPHSISNDIEVCIIKMPGREIRFNEPPYRRIPKLVEDLAPAILPFLDKTFIFFGHSLGAHISFYLTRHLRKYDLPCPIHMFISGARAPHLTEPIHDALHYKMEDKEFIDKLIKLGGMAEEVLQNKEILEIVLPILRADIEMLNTMEYIDEEPLSSGMTVLYGEFDKRASREDAEAWNRHTNQGFCLKMITGKHLFINTHQAQVIELINKELLTVNLAAPIS
- a CDS encoding ABC transporter ATP-binding protein, coding for MTSSQLLTIKKLTVSFSSGNGIVEAVKEANLSIHKGEILALVGESGSGKTVTGLSIPQLLPGNVVKLEGSIAFDGMELLKQPETILRGIRGKRISMIFQEPMVSLNPLHTVQKQIGEMITQHHPLSKKEKRTRIIELLNIAGFPEGESRLNAYPHNLSGGERQRVMIAMALANSPDLLIADEPTTSLDVTIQTQILELLKEIQIRTQMAILLITHNLSIVEKIADRVAVMRYGEIVEEGTIEKIFLKPWHIYTKQLIDAVPKGEPTALDPKALEMVRFDNISVKYPIKKGLMKRTVNCIQAVKDVSSVIFEGQTLGVVGESGSGKTSLGMAILRLERFEGKAVFMGKEIHLLKEENMRRLRSKIQIVFQDPYGAFNPRMTVRNIIDEGLRVHQPHMQTQERNELIVKTLIEVGLEKDMLDRLPHEFSGGQRQRIAIARALVLKPKFIVFDEPTSSLDSLVQAQMIELFRDIQRKYRIAYMFISHDLKVIRALSHYVLVMCQGEVVEQGPVKQIFEKPKEPYTKTLLAAALNGKALFDEQFVTG